A genomic stretch from Ooceraea biroi isolate clonal line C1 chromosome 3, Obir_v5.4, whole genome shotgun sequence includes:
- the LOC105274977 gene encoding uncharacterized protein LOC105274977 isoform X2: MSFQGEEQVEFMDAERNEDQSKGSKSLLSFLSLKKLKKKGVPVSLELLEEGSWSRGGNKYARLSSRNDVSASSGLDASLQVLDARTLMRQQTNVSSTPGSSLDLEWEHEGMPLPIMGDERREMEGSLSQTSVNNSQPSSLTASPWSRVSSPNSLEWDPVEPDMVCVDMETEQLLTEIERLTDRALKETGEWTGADAS, translated from the exons ATGTCTTTCCAAGGAGAAGAACAAGTTGAG TTTATGGATGCTGAGAGAAATGAAGACCAAAGTAAAGGATCAAAAAG TCTATTATCATTTCtgtctttaaaaaaattaaag AAAAAAGGAGTTCCAGTGAGTTTGGAATTATTGGAGGAAGGATCATGGTCAAGAGGTGGAAACAAGTATGCCAGATTGAGTTCTAGAAATGATGTTTCTGCAAG ctCTGGACTAGATGCATCACTCCAAGTTCTTGACGCAAGAACCTTGATGAGACAGCAAACGAATGTTTCTTCCACTCCAGGTTCGTCGCTGGATCTTGAGTGGGAACACGAAG GGATGCCTCTGCCGATCATGGGGGATGAAAGAAGAGAGATGGAGGGGTCTCTGTCGCAGACGTCAGTCAACAACAGCCAACCCTCCAGCCTGACGGCGTCGCCTTGGTCTAGGGTTTCGAGCCCGAACAGTTTGGAGTGGGATCCAGTAGAGCCAGATATGGTATGTGTCGACATGGAGACTGAACAGCTTCTGACTGAGATAGAGAGATTAACCGACAGAGCTCTAAAAGAGACGGGCGAATGGACTGGCGCTGACGCCAGCTGA
- the LOC105275197 gene encoding inactive peptidyl-prolyl cis-trans isomerase FKBP6, whose product MAKFVDAKLPGFKIDDLINKDGITFDIGEQYCEENDEEFAYTPLMQYSNEEMLDMLNMNDFDDPEELNDDNEKGLSLYSISFAKLKTKMTNLTPDGKVMKYIKQKGTGKGVPDNAQVTVHYIGYFEYRDEPFDSSYSSGKPRVLRLNEANIIPGLHMSICSMQKHEIAVFLIHPDLAYKTFGCPPRIPPNEEVVFIVHLIDYLDNGLANMYETLSLEEKAKFECVVESVKHMLVSAKDNFAKFNVKAAIRDYKKAIDRLETVELKNDKEEVEMNQFLSRAYTNLGICYNKLDMPRSACMSCIRVPIPTAKTHYNYAKALLNLAEYDEAMKELQKGHKLDPSNDAIRKLIQQTNTKQRQYLEIEKRLWKNCFKSKEEQMKVSEFRKAVRDLCQTIINNTDIMRQPLPEGFTEEEHQIIREEAAILGLDVLTHSRYGKNTVYLQKSKA is encoded by the exons atgGCAAAATTTGTGGACGCCAAACTACCTGGATTCAAGATTGA TGATTTGATCAATAAGGATGGAATTACTTTTGATATCGGAGAACAGTATTGCGAAGAGAACGATGAGGAGTTTGCATACACTCCACTGATGCAATACAGTAACGAAGAGATGTTAGATATGCTAAATATGAATGATTTTGATGACCCTGAAGAACTTAATGATGATAACGAGAAAGGTTTATCCCTCTACAGTATCAGCTTTGCGAAGCTAAAGACAAAGATGACTAATTTGACTCCAGATGGAAAG GTTATGAAATACATTAAGCAAAAGGGTACCGGAAAAGGTGTACCTGACAATGCCCAAGTCACTGTCCATTACATTGGGTATTTCGAATACAGAGATGAACCTTTCGATTCGAGTTACTCCAGTGGGAAGCCGAGGGTGTTGCGTTTGAACGAGGCGAATATCATACCTGGGTTACACATGAGTATATGCAGTATGCAGAAGCATGAGATAGCGGTATTTTTGATACATCCCGATCTGGCTTACAAGACTTTTGGCTGTCCACCGCGTATCCCACCCAACGAGGAAGTCGTGTTCATTGTCCACTTGATCGACTACCTCGACAATGGTCTCGCCAATATGTATGAGACTCTCAGCTTAGAGGAGAAAGCGAAGTTCGAGTGCGTGGTGGAATCCGTGAAACACATGCTCGTCAGCGCCAAGGATAATTTCGCAAAGTTTAACGTCAAAGCGGCCATCCGAGA CTATAAAAAAGCCATTGATCGTTTGGAAACTGTAGAATTGAAGAATGATAAAGAGGAGGTAGAGATGAATCAATTTCTCTCGAGGGCCTATACTAATCTAGGCATTTGCTACAACAAGTTGGACATGCCGCGTAGCGCTTGTATGTCCTGCATACGAGTCCCGATACCAACGGCTAAAACCCATTATAA TTATGCGAAAGCTTTGCTGAATCTCGCGGAATACGATGAAGCGATGAAGGAACTGCAGAAAGGTCACAAGTTGGATCCGTCTAACGATGCTATTAGAAAACTAATTCAGCAA ACGAATACGAAGCAGCGGCAATATCTGGAGATCGAGAAGCGCTTATGGAAGAATTGCTTTAAATCCAAGGAGGAGCAGATGAAAGTCAGTGAATTCCGCAAGGCTGTGCGTGATTTATGTCAAACTATTATCAACAATACTGATATAATGAGACAGCCTCTGCCTGAGGGATTCACGGAGGAGGAGCATCAAATTATACGTGAAGAGGCTGCTATATTAGGGCTGGATGTTCTCACGCATTCAAGATATGGCAAGAATACGGTTTATCTGCAAAAGAGCAAAGCATGA
- the LOC105275073 gene encoding odorant receptor 43a isoform X1 produces the protein MDNSFENADLEWAIGINRFTLKILGLWPDERLNRQQRFLANLRAFIIFTTMILVSVIPAYISLMRVWGDMMAIIDNLQVTLPCSIAALKIIIMWSRKEDLTPIVNMVVADWIRTKTEEERDTMIRQARIARWIVVFGCIIMILEIIIIVIPPCFGYSMRYLTNITDKPGKPLLLQTYYLRDTTESPYFEIVFVAQAIAVVMCAFSYTATDNFMGIVIFHICAQMEILKARLLNLQGFKDFNVGLSTNVQDHLRLIRSVDVIENTFNLMLLALLVYFTILFCLQGFLIISIIDEGGNVSFPRICWLVSVLINTFVHMCLYCVVGETLIAKCEGIYYAVYDYAWYLLKPKEARSLMLIMIRADKPLYITAGRIFPMTLSMFCSIIKTSAGYISVLLANR, from the exons ATGGACAACTCTTTCGAAAATGCAG ACTTAGAATGGGCTATTGGGATAAACCGTTTCACTCTGAAGATCCTCGGCCTATGGCCCGACGAGAGATTGAATCGTCAACAAAGATTCTTGGCGAACCTACGAGCTTTCATCATCTTCACCACAATGATTCTCGTGTCGGTCATACCCGCGTACATCTCGCTGATGAGGGTCTGGGGCGACATGATGGCGATCATAGACAATCTGCAAGTCACGTTACCTTGCTCAATAGCTGCCTTGAAAATCATCATCATGTGGTCTCGAAAGGAAG ATCTCACGCCGATCGTAAACATGGTCGTGGCAGATTGGATTAGGACGAAGACGGAAGAGGAGCGCGACACCATGATAAGACAGGCGAGGATTGCCAGATGGATTGTCGTATTTGGATGCATCATAATGATCCTAGAGATCATTATCATCGTCATCCCACCGTGTTTCGGGTATTCCATGAGATACCTGACAAACATCACCGATAAACCGGGTAAACCGTTGCTGCTGCAAACGTATTACTTGCGGGATACGACGGAGAGCCCGTATTTCGAGATCGTGTTCGTCGCCCAAGCCATAGCCGTCGTGATGTGTGCGTTCTCCTACACCGCGACTGACAATTTCATGGGGATAGTCATCTTTCACATATGCGCGCAGATGGAGATCCTCAAAGCGCGATTACTCAATCTGCAAGGTTTCAAAGATTTCAACGTTGGATTGTCCACGAACGTCCAGGATCACCTGCGTCTCATCAG ATCCGTCGATGTCATCGAGAATACATTCAACTTGATGCTCCTGGCACTGTTAGTGTATTTTACTATATTGTTTTGTCTCCAAGGCTTTCTGATAATTAGC ATCATTGATGAGGGTGGCAATGTTTCCTTCCCGCGAATATGTTGGCTCGTCTCGGTACTCATTAATACATTCGTTCATATGTGCCTCTACTGCGTAGTCGGTGAAACACTCATCGCAAAG TGTGAGGGCATATATTATGCGGTATATGACTACGCTTGGTATTTGCTGAAACCGAAAGAGGCCAGAAGCCTGATGCTAATAATGATTCGCGCCGACAAGCCTCTTTATATTACCGCAGGAAGGATATTTCCCATGACGTTATCCATGTTCTGTAGC ATAATCAAGACATCAGCCGGTTACATATCCGTATTGCTTGCTAATCGATGA
- the LOC105275073 gene encoding odorant receptor 43a isoform X2, with translation MDNSFENADLEWAIGINRFTLKILGLWPDERLNRQQRFLANLRAFIIFTTMILVSVIPAYISLMRVWGDMMAIIDNLQVTLPCSIAALKIIIMWSRKEDLTPIVNMVVADWIRTKTEEERDTMIRQARIARWIVVFGCIIMILEIIIIVIPPCFGYSMRYLTNITDKPGKPLLLQTYYLRDTTESPYFEIVFVAQAIAVVMCAFSYTATDNFMGIVIFHICAQMEILKARLLNLQGFKDFNVGLSTNVQDHLRLIRSVDVIENTFNLMLLALLVYFTILFCLQGFLIISIIDEGGNVSFPRICWLVSVLINTFVHMCLYCVVGETLIAKCEGIYYAVYDYAWYLLKPKEARSLMLIMIRADKPLYITAGRIFPMTLSMFCSVRLLVTVT, from the exons ATGGACAACTCTTTCGAAAATGCAG ACTTAGAATGGGCTATTGGGATAAACCGTTTCACTCTGAAGATCCTCGGCCTATGGCCCGACGAGAGATTGAATCGTCAACAAAGATTCTTGGCGAACCTACGAGCTTTCATCATCTTCACCACAATGATTCTCGTGTCGGTCATACCCGCGTACATCTCGCTGATGAGGGTCTGGGGCGACATGATGGCGATCATAGACAATCTGCAAGTCACGTTACCTTGCTCAATAGCTGCCTTGAAAATCATCATCATGTGGTCTCGAAAGGAAG ATCTCACGCCGATCGTAAACATGGTCGTGGCAGATTGGATTAGGACGAAGACGGAAGAGGAGCGCGACACCATGATAAGACAGGCGAGGATTGCCAGATGGATTGTCGTATTTGGATGCATCATAATGATCCTAGAGATCATTATCATCGTCATCCCACCGTGTTTCGGGTATTCCATGAGATACCTGACAAACATCACCGATAAACCGGGTAAACCGTTGCTGCTGCAAACGTATTACTTGCGGGATACGACGGAGAGCCCGTATTTCGAGATCGTGTTCGTCGCCCAAGCCATAGCCGTCGTGATGTGTGCGTTCTCCTACACCGCGACTGACAATTTCATGGGGATAGTCATCTTTCACATATGCGCGCAGATGGAGATCCTCAAAGCGCGATTACTCAATCTGCAAGGTTTCAAAGATTTCAACGTTGGATTGTCCACGAACGTCCAGGATCACCTGCGTCTCATCAG ATCCGTCGATGTCATCGAGAATACATTCAACTTGATGCTCCTGGCACTGTTAGTGTATTTTACTATATTGTTTTGTCTCCAAGGCTTTCTGATAATTAGC ATCATTGATGAGGGTGGCAATGTTTCCTTCCCGCGAATATGTTGGCTCGTCTCGGTACTCATTAATACATTCGTTCATATGTGCCTCTACTGCGTAGTCGGTGAAACACTCATCGCAAAG TGTGAGGGCATATATTATGCGGTATATGACTACGCTTGGTATTTGCTGAAACCGAAAGAGGCCAGAAGCCTGATGCTAATAATGATTCGCGCCGACAAGCCTCTTTATATTACCGCAGGAAGGATATTTCCCATGACGTTATCCATGTTCTGTAGCGTAAGACTGCTTGTTACTGTTACTTAA
- the LOC105274977 gene encoding uncharacterized protein LOC105274977 isoform X1 — MGACLGHCLAKVTDSLPYRFYQGHTRMSFQGEEQVEFMDAERNEDQSKGSKSLLSFLSLKKLKKKGVPVSLELLEEGSWSRGGNKYARLSSRNDVSASSGLDASLQVLDARTLMRQQTNVSSTPGSSLDLEWEHEGMPLPIMGDERREMEGSLSQTSVNNSQPSSLTASPWSRVSSPNSLEWDPVEPDMVCVDMETEQLLTEIERLTDRALKETGEWTGADAS; from the exons ATGGGGGCCTGTCTCGGCCACTGCTTAGCGAAAGTCACAGACTCCTTGCCGTACAG GTTCTATCAGGGACATACCAGAATGTCTTTCCAAGGAGAAGAACAAGTTGAG TTTATGGATGCTGAGAGAAATGAAGACCAAAGTAAAGGATCAAAAAG TCTATTATCATTTCtgtctttaaaaaaattaaag AAAAAAGGAGTTCCAGTGAGTTTGGAATTATTGGAGGAAGGATCATGGTCAAGAGGTGGAAACAAGTATGCCAGATTGAGTTCTAGAAATGATGTTTCTGCAAG ctCTGGACTAGATGCATCACTCCAAGTTCTTGACGCAAGAACCTTGATGAGACAGCAAACGAATGTTTCTTCCACTCCAGGTTCGTCGCTGGATCTTGAGTGGGAACACGAAG GGATGCCTCTGCCGATCATGGGGGATGAAAGAAGAGAGATGGAGGGGTCTCTGTCGCAGACGTCAGTCAACAACAGCCAACCCTCCAGCCTGACGGCGTCGCCTTGGTCTAGGGTTTCGAGCCCGAACAGTTTGGAGTGGGATCCAGTAGAGCCAGATATGGTATGTGTCGACATGGAGACTGAACAGCTTCTGACTGAGATAGAGAGATTAACCGACAGAGCTCTAAAAGAGACGGGCGAATGGACTGGCGCTGACGCCAGCTGA
- the LOC105278416 gene encoding uncharacterized protein LOC105278416: MGSSEEVAYTDLEWAIGINRISLKIIGLWPDDKLNRWQRFLADLRAFTIFITMILASILPGIFALVRVWGDMMAMTDNLQIGLPFSVTAMKFVIMWIRKKELMPLINMIVEDWIKVKTEQEREIMIKQAKTARMIVMFGGIMMTLASIILIIPPCFGYSMRYLTNLTDSGKPLLLQTYYLRDMTESPYFEIAFIAQATSIIVAAISYTGIDNFLSVVIFHICAQLDILKGRLLNLNTFKDFNSGLSFNIQDHLRLIRSIDAIDNTFNLMLLTLLVYFAILFCLQGFLIVSIVDGVGGDVSLMRICWLVSILINTFAHMCLYCVVGEILIAKAEGVYYATYEYAWYSLKPNQAKDLMLIMIRAEKPLYITAGRIFPMTLSMFCSLIKTSAGYISVLLANRDLINKDGITFDIGEQYCEENDEEFAYTPLMQYSNEEMLDMLNMNDFDDPEELNDDNEKGLSLYSISFAKLKTKMTNLTPDGKVMKYIKQKGTGKGVPDNAQVTVHYIGYFEYRDEPFDSSYSSGKPRVLRLNEANIIPGLHMSICSMQKHEIAVFLIHPDLAYKTFGCPPRIPPNEEVVFIVHLIDYLDNGLANMYETLSLEEKAKFECVVESVKHMLVSAKDNFAKFNVKAAIRDYKKAIDRLETVELKNDKEEVEMNQFLSRAYTNLGICYNKLDMPRSACMSCIRVPIPTAKTHYNYAKALLNLAEYDEAMKELQKGHKLDPSNDAIRKLIQQTNTKQRQYLEIEKRLWKNCFKSKEEQMKVSEFRKAVRDLCQTIINNTDIMRQPLPEGFTEEEHQIIREEAAILGLDVLTHSRYEISKDITMPLLTTLLVFFLLDVPFNKADFPSRRLSRNHPNFQDFHPQESLLEIFLNPTSITPNDHVMLNNILDPDFRADTMNYELFTRDNKEQGVTLSVGDAAHLRDSPFNAAWPVKILIHGWTDNGDTFWVHDIRRNYLSVGDYNVICVNWFGGSSREYLTSVRLTRQVGEYVAGFLEFLSSETQVSLEDVHVLGHSLGAHVAGYVGNYVSKKLGRITGLDPAGPAYEMPYLKDTEDRLDSTDANFVDVIHTCAGSLGFLRPIGHVDFYPNGGTFTQPGCPIFSSQYCSHGRSHQFFAESIVRPDGFVAVQCGSWMDFQLGKCSNNTGTANMGEFISTDARGTFYLETNAQPPFGKGEAQ; this comes from the exons ATGGGCAGTTCTGAAGAAGTGGCGTACACAG ACTTGGAATGGGCGATCGGAATAAATCGAATCTCCCTGAAGATCATTGGGCTCTGGCCAGACGACAAGTTGAATCGCTGGCAAAGGTTCCTGGCGGATCTACGCGCCTTCACTATCTTCATCACGATGATCCTAGCGTCGATATTACCCGGGATATTTGCGCTGGTGAGAGTTTGGGGCGACATGATGGCGATGACGGATAACTTGCAAATCGGGCTGCCCTTTTCGGTAACCGCCATGAAGTTCGTCATCATGTGGATCcgtaaaaaag AGCTCATGCCTCTCATAAATATGATCGTGGAGGATTGGATTAAGGTGAAAACGGAGCAAGAACGAGAAATCATGATAAAGCAAGCGAAGACTGCCAGGATGATCGTCATGTTCGGTGGTATCATGATGACCTTGGCGTCTATCATTCTCATCATTCCTCCATGCTTCGGGTACTCGATGAGGTACCTGACGAACCTGACGGATTCAGGGAAGCCGTTGCTCTTACAAACGTATTATCTGCGAGATATGACGGAGAGCCCGTACTTCGAGATCGCGTTCATCGCTCAAGCCACATCGATTATCGTGGCCGCGATTTCCTATACGGGCATTGATAATTTTCTGAGTGTAGTGATATTCCACATATGCGCTCAACTGGACATCCTCAAAGGGCGACTGCTCAATTTGAACACCTTCAAAGACTTCAATTCCGGGTTATCCTTCAATATCCAGGATCACCTGCGTCTCATTAG GTCTATAGACGCCATCGACAACACATTCAACTTGATGCTCCTGACATTGTTAGTGTATTTTGCTATACTATTTTGCCTCCAAGGATTTTTGATAGTTAGC ATCGTTGATGGGGTGGGAGGTGATGTTTCCCTTATGCGAATATGTTGGCTCGTCTCGATTCTCATTAACACATTCGCTCATATGTGCCTATACTGCGTGGTTGGAGAGATCCTAATAGCCAAA GCTGAAGGGGTATATTATGCGACGTACGAGTACGCTTGGTACTCGCTAAAACCTAATCAAGCCAAAGACCTGATGCTGATAATGATACGCGCTGAGAAACCTTTGTACATTACCGCGGGCAGAATATTTCCTATGACATTATCCATGTTCTGTAGC TTAATAAAGACGTCAGCTGGTTACATATCTGTATTGCTTGCTAACCG TGATTTGATCAATAAGGATGGAATTACTTTTGATATCGGAGAACAGTATTGCGAAGAGAACGATGAGGAGTTTGCATACACTCCACTGATGCAATACAGTAACGAAGAGATGTTAGATATGCTAAATATGAATGATTTTGATGACCCTGAAGAACTTAATGATGATAACGAGAAAGGTTTATCCCTCTACAGTATCAGCTTTGCGAAGCTAAAGACAAAGATGACTAATTTGACTCCAGATGGAAAG GTTATGAAATACATTAAGCAAAAGGGTACCGGAAAAGGTGTACCTGACAATGCCCAAGTCACTGTCCATTACATTGGGTATTTCGAATACAGAGATGAACCTTTCGATTCGAGTTACTCCAGTGGGAAGCCGAGGGTGTTGCGTTTGAACGAGGCGAATATCATACCTGGGTTACACATGAGTATATGCAGTATGCAGAAGCATGAGATAGCGGTATTTTTGATACATCCCGATCTGGCTTACAAGACTTTTGGCTGTCCACCGCGTATCCCACCCAACGAGGAAGTCGTGTTCATTGTCCACTTGATCGACTACCTCGACAATGGTCTCGCCAATATGTATGAGACTCTCAGCTTAGAGGAGAAAGCGAAGTTCGAGTGCGTGGTGGAATCCGTGAAACACATGCTCGTCAGCGCCAAGGATAATTTCGCAAAGTTTAACGTCAAAGCGGCCATCCGAGA CTATAAAAAAGCCATTGATCGTTTGGAAACTGTAGAATTGAAGAATGATAAAGAGGAGGTAGAGATGAATCAATTTCTCTCGAGGGCCTATACTAATCTAGGCATTTGCTACAACAAGTTGGACATGCCGCGTAGCGCTTGTATGTCCTGCATACGAGTCCCGATACCAACGGCTAAAACCCATTATAA TTATGCGAAAGCTTTGCTGAATCTCGCGGAATACGATGAAGCGATGAAGGAACTGCAGAAAGGTCACAAGTTGGATCCGTCTAACGATGCTATTAGAAAACTAATTCAGCAA ACGAATACGAAGCAGCGGCAATATCTGGAGATCGAGAAGCGCTTATGGAAGAATTGCTTTAAATCCAAGGAGGAGCAGATGAAAGTCAGTGAATTCCGCAAGGCTGTGCGTGATTTATGTCAAACTATTATCAACAATACTGATATAATGAGACAGCCTCTGCCTGAGGGATTCACGGAGGAGGAGCATCAAATTATACGTGAAGAGGCTGCTATATTAGGGCTGGATGTTCTCACGCATTCAAGATATG AAATTTCAAAAGACATTACAATGCCTCTCCTTACAACGCTCCTCGTGTTTTTCTTGCTAG ATGTGCCTTTTAATAAGGCTGATTTTCCGAGCCGACGACTGTCGAGGAACCATCCGAACTTTCAAGACTTCCATCCTCAGGAGAGTCTTCTGGAGATCTTTCTGAATCCAACTTCGATTACTCCAAATGATCATGTGATGCTCAACAATATCTTAGATCCAGATTTTCGAGCAGATACTATGAACTACGAGCTTTTTACGAGGGATAATAAGGAGCAAGGTGTTACCTTAAGCGTAGGCGATGCTGCTCATTTGAGGGATTCCCCGTTCAATGCTGCGTGGCCGGTCAAGATCCTTATTCATGGGTGGACAGACAACGGTGATACTTTCTGGGTGCACGACATTCGACGGAATTATCTCAGCGTTGGTGATTACAATGTAATTTGTGTGAATTGGTTCGGCGGTtcaagcagagaatacttgaCGTCCGTCAGACTTACCCGTCAG GTAGGAGAGTACGTGGCTGGATTTTTAGAATTCCTCAGTTCGGAGACTCAAGTCTCCCTCGAGGATGTCCACGTTTTGGGGCACAGCCTAGGTGCTCACGTAGCCGGATACGTGGGTAATTACGTATCAAAGAAGCTGGGTCGCATCACCGGACTCGATCCGGCTGGACCAGCGTACGAGATGCCCTATCTCAAAGACACGGAAGATCGGTTGGACTCCACAGACGCGAATTTCGTCGATGTAATTCACACGTGTGCCGGTAGCCTGGGCTTCCTCCGACCCATCGGCCACGTGGATTTTTATCCGAACGGAGGAACGTTCACGCAACCTGGGTGCCCGATATTCTCATCCC AATACTGCAGTCACGGCAGATCACATCAATTTTTCGCCGAGTCTATCGTGCGTCCTGACGGCTTCGTCGCTGTGCAATGTGGCAGCTGGATGGATTTCCAGCTGGGTAAATGCAGCAACAATACCGGCACCGCTAATATGGGTGAATTTATTAGCACCGACGCTCGTGGAACCTTTTATTTGGAGACCAATGCGCAGCCACCGTTCGGAAAAGGCGAGGCACAATGA